Proteins co-encoded in one Arachis hypogaea cultivar Tifrunner chromosome 13, arahy.Tifrunner.gnm2.J5K5, whole genome shotgun sequence genomic window:
- the LOC112737152 gene encoding triacylglycerol lipase SDP1-like, translating into MEVKHRCNQILELGFPLGGIAKLFAQEWEGDVTVVMPATLAQYSKIIQNPSYMELQKANNQGRRCTWEKLSAIKANCGIELALDECVVMLNHMRRLKRSAARAAAAVSSQGPGFPPAVKFCGARRIPSWNVIARENSTGSLEDLILGANGPNETSGKNWKSNRSAYDGSDCESECSDSNSWTRTGGPLMRTTSSNLFIDFVQHLEIDIEPSTSMPGRTTPHDFQYHSPRVTTPDRSSSESDQRENGNKVFTNGSSIMVTEGDLLQPERIHNGIVFNVIKKEDLSPSSRSHDSFSNEVAESVQIYCPGKEMDTASTVSDSEIGDNETITLDNNSEVDSSADLGKDKTVADR; encoded by the coding sequence ATGGAGGTGAAACATAGATGTAATCAGATACTTGAACTCGGATTTCCTTTAGGTGGAATTGCCAAGCTGTTTGCTCAAGAATGGGAGGGTGATGTAACTGTTGTTATGCCTGCAACTCTTGCTCAGTACTCGAAAATTATACAGAATCCTTCATATATGGAACTTCAGAAGGCAAACAACCAAGGGAGAAGATGCACCTGGGAGAAGCTTTCGGCCATAAAAGCTAATTGCGGAATTGAGCTTGCTCTTGATGAGTGTGTTGTAATGCTCAATCATATGAGAAGACTCAAACGAAGTGCTGCAAGAGCGGCAGCTGCTGTTTCTTCTCAAGGTCCCGGTTTTCCCCCTGCTGTCAAGTTCTGTGGTGCAAGAAGAATTCCTTCATGGAATGTTATTGCACGAGAAAATTCAACAGGATCCCTTGAAGATCTTATTCTAGGCGCTAACGGTCCCAATGAAACCTCCGGtaaaaattggaagtccaaccgTAGCGCATATGATGGAAGTGACTGTGAATCTGAATGTAGTGACTCAAATTCTTGGACAAGAACTGGGGGGCCTTTAATGAGAACTACTTCGTCCAATCTGTTCATTGACTTCGTCCAGCACTTAGAAATCGATATTGAACCTAGTACAAGCATGCCGGGTCGTACTACGCCTCACGATTTTCAATATCATAGTCCCAGGGTGACAACACCGGATAGGAGCTCCTCAGAATCTGACCAGAGGGAAAACGGCAACAAGGTTTTCACGAATGGATCTAGCATAATGGTAACTGAAGGCGATCTTTTGCAGCCTGAAAGGATCCATAATGGGATTGTGTTCAATGTTATCAAGAAAGAAGACTTGTCACCTTCAAGTAGGAGTCATGATAGTTTTAGCAATGAAGTCGCCGAGTCTGTCCAAATTTATTGTCCAGGGAAGGAGATGGACACTGCTAGCACAGTTTCTGATTCCGAAATTGGCGACAATGAAACAATTACCCTAGACAACAACTCCGAAGTTGATTCCAGTGCCGATTTGGGTAAGGATAAAACCGTTGCTGACCGTTAA
- the LOC112735752 gene encoding triacylglycerol lipase SDP1-like, translating into MEVKHRCNQILELGFPLGGIAKLFAQEWEGDVTVVMPATLAQYSKIIQNPSYMELQKANNQGRRCTWEKLSAIKANCGIELALDECVVMLNHMRRLKRSAVRAAAAVSSQGPSFPPAVKFCGARRIPSWNVIARENSTGSLEDLILGANGPNETSGKNWKSNRSAYDGSDCESECSDSNSWTRTGGPLMRTTSSNLFIDFVQHLEIDIEPSTSMLGRTTPHDFQYHSPRVTTPDRSSSESDQRENGNKVFTNGSSIMVTEGDLFQPERIHNGIVFNVIKKEDLSPSSRSHDSFSNEVAESVQIYCPGKEMDTASTVSDSENGDNETITLDNNSEVDSSADLGKDKTVADR; encoded by the coding sequence ATGGAGGTGAAACATAGATGTAATCAGATACTTGAACTCGGATTTCCTTTAGGTGGAATTGCCAAGCTGTTTGCTCAAGAATGGGAGGGTGATGTAACTGTTGTTATGCCTGCAACTCTTGCTCAGTACTCGAAAATTATACAGAATCCTTCATATATGGAACTTCAGAAGGCAAACAACCAAGGGAGAAGATGCACCTGGGAGAAGCTTTCGGCCATAAAAGCTAATTGCGGAATTGAGCTTGCTCTTGATGAGTGTGTTGTAATGCTCAATCATATGAGAAGACTCAAACGAAGTGCTGTAAGAGCGGCAGCTGCTGTTTCTTCTCAAGGTCCCAGTTTTCCCCCTGCTGTCAAGTTCTGTGGTGCAAGAAGAATTCCTTCATGGAATGTTATTGCACGAGAAAATTCAACAGGATCCCTTGAAGATCTTATTCTAGGCGCTAACGGTCCCAATGAAACCTCCGGtaaaaattggaagtccaaccgTAGCGCATATGATGGAAGTGACTGTGAATCTGAATGTAGTGACTCAAATTCTTGGACAAGAACTGGGGGGCCTTTAATGAGAACTACTTCGTCCAATCTGTTCATTGACTTCGTCCAGCACTTAGAAATTGATATTGAACCTAGTACAAGCATGCTGGGTCGTACTACGCCTCACGATTTTCAATATCACAGTCCCAGGGTGACAACACCGGATAGGAGCTCCTCAGAATCCGACCAGAGGGAAAACGGCAACAAGGTTTTCACGAATGGATCTAGCATAATGGTAACTGAAGGCGATCTTTTCCAGCCTGAAAGGATCCATAATGGGATTGTGTTCAATGTTATCAAGAAAGAAGACTTGTCACCTTCAAGTAGGAGTCATGATAGTTTTAGCAATGAAGTCGCCGAGTCTGTCCAAATTTATTGTCCAGGGAAGGAGATGGACACTGCTAGCACAGTTTCTGATTCCGAAAATGGCGACAATGAAACAATTACCCTAGACAACAACTCCGAAGTTGATTCCAGTGCCGATTTGGGTAAGGATAAAACCGTTGCTGACCGTTAA